The following proteins are co-located in the Silene latifolia isolate original U9 population chromosome 1, ASM4854445v1, whole genome shotgun sequence genome:
- the LOC141649611 gene encoding protein FAR1-RELATED SEQUENCE 6-like, translating into MLRNGAKNLGSNPRYDEIKSDLNDVVYESKDIDDFEESWELFVVKFGLRDNSWIKEVYAKRESWVPLYSKNIFCAGMSSTQRSEQTNRFFKIYFNPQTTLFTFLANYENALRVKVEEEEKLNFACTNKPCRYDKNVIVEEVFQRAYSNVMFAKVKKEVYGLIHTNAVIKMNIGTFSLLVVTEEVKHPFWKPRDKKYDVSIDTASGAFTCTCQRFEFKGILCRHIIRALLLKKVQLIPDKYILSWFRKDLVRGYEHIQVGYHTSAKSERLKRSLAVTLRNGYLYRLALHSDEAFALYNR; encoded by the coding sequence ATGTTGCGAAATGGAGCAAAAAATTTGGGATCGAATCCAAGGTACGATGAAATTAAGTCTGACCTTAATGATGTCGTTTATGAAAGTAAAGACATCGATGACTTTGAGGAATCTTGGGAACTTTTTGTAGTTAAATTTGGCTTACGAGACAATAGTTGGATCAAAGAGGTATATGCAAAAAGGGAATCATGGGTTCCGTTGTATTCGAAGAACATATTTTGTGCAGGTATGTCATCCACGCAAAGAAGTGAGCAGACGAACCGATTCTTCAAGATTTACTTTAATCCACAAACAACTTTGTTTACCTTCCTTGCAAATTACGAAAATGCCCTACGAGTCAAGGTCGAGGAGGAAGAAAAATTGAACTTTGCTTGCACCAATAAACCGTGTAGATATGATAAGAATGTCATTGTTGAGGAAGTCTTTCAAAGAGCATATAGCAACGTGATGTTCGCGAAGGTGAAAAAAGAGGTGTATGGCCTAATACACACCAATGCGGTGATTAAGATGAATATTGGGACGTTCTCTCTTTTGGTTGTAACCGAGGAGGTCAAACATCCGTTTTGGAAACCACGGGATAAGAAGTACGATGTGAGCATTGACACGGCTTCGGGTGCGTTTACTTGTACTTGTCAGCGTTTTGAATTTAAAGGAATATTATGTAGGCATATTATACGTGCATTGTTGCTAAAGAAAGTGCAGTTAATTCCTGACAAGTATATTTTGAGTTGGTTTCGAAAAGATTTGGTACGGGGCTATGAACATATTCAGGTTGGTTACCACACATCCGCAAAGTCAGAACGTCTTAAGCGGTCACTTGCGGTGACGTTAAGGAACGGTTACTTGTATAGACTAGCATTACACTCCGATGAGGCTTTCGCCCTATATAATAGATAA